The Cellvibrio polysaccharolyticus genomic interval ACGTAGTGGATACCGCCTACACCGTTAACAGTGCGGACAGTTATTTTATCAATCGGGCACTTTATTACGATCGTTCTGAAACCAAGGACAAGGTCGGCGCCGGTTTGATGTTTGATTACCGCCCGAGCGATGAAACCAGCGCTTATGTAAAAGCCGTTTACCATTATGATTATCGTGAATTGTTGCGTCGTGGTACCGACTACCGCCCCAATGCGGCTACGCAGTTTGATGTTTCACCGGATGGTGCTTCGTCAACCGGTGGTCGTGTTGATGCGCTGACATTTTATCGCGATCCGAAAAACGTATTCCAAATGTACACCGCCGGTATTGAGCACCGCGCTGGCGATTGGGTACTGGATGGCCGCACGGCTTATTCAAAAGCTAAAAAAGATTATCCGGTTACCTTGCAGGTGGTGAATTCTTTTAACGGCGTAGACATGAGCTACGATCGCAGCAACCGCGATTTCCCGGTATTCACGATTAATAATGCGGTCGATATCAGCAACCCGGACGCGGTGGTTTTCCGTCAGTTTGATACCAACCAGGTACCGCGTGTTGAAGACGAAGTGAGTTTTGATGTCAATGCCCTCCGTGAATTTAATACCGGTCGCTTTCCCTGGAGTATCAAAACCGGTTTGCGTGCAACGCTGAAAGATGCCACCCAGGCGCAGCCTGACACAGTACGTTATACCGGTTTGACCGGCGTAACACCGGCCAGCTTGCTGGAGCACTACAGCAACAGCGATTTTATGAGCGAAGCCAATGGCCGTGCACAATTGCTGCCGTTCTTCCCGGACTGGCGTAAATACCATGCGCTGCAAAAATCCAATGCAGCTGCTTTCACGCAAAATGCGGCGGCAACATTATTCAGTGCAGAAACGCTGGCCAATGCTGACTTCACCATCAGCGAAGATATTTATGCCGGTTATTTAATGGGCACGGTCGAGATTGATCAGCTGACTATATTGGGTGGGGTGCGCGTTGAAACCACTCGCATTGACAGCGAAGCCAATGAAGTGACCGTGAACAACGGCCAGGTTACCCATGTGGCGCGGGTCAGTGACAGCAACAACTACACCAACGTATTACCGAGTTTGCATGTGCGTTACGCGGCGATGGATGACCGCCTGATTTTGCGCAGCTCTATCAGCAAGGCTATCTCACGTCCGCCACCGGGCGATCTGATTCCGTCCAAACAGGAAAATGCGCAAATGAACCAGCGCATTATCGGTAACCCGGCGTTGGAACCGGCAGAATCGGTTAACTATGATTTGACTGCAGAATATTTCCTGCCGCCGCTGGGTGTGGTGTCTGCCGGTGTGTTCTACAAGGACATCGACAACTTTGTATTCAGCTCCAGCCGCATCGCCGCCGACGGCGTTGACGAGCGTACTCGTGTGAACGGTGATGGCGGCAAGGTGCGCGGTCTGGAATTTGTATGGTCGCAGGAACTGAGCTTTTTGCCGGGTTTCCTGAGTGGTTTCGGTGTTGAAGCCAACTATACCTGGCTGGATTCCGAAGGAGTTTATCCGGGCCGTAACAGTGACCTGCCGTTGGTAAATTCGCCGGACTATATTATCAATGGTGTGTTGTCTTACGCTCAAGGCCCGCTCAGCGTGCGTCTGTCCATGAACAAAATGCCGGATCGTCTGGAATCGGTGGGTGGCCGTCAGGCATTGGATAAATACAACGCCGCATCGACTATTTGGGACCTGGCTTTTAAGTATCGTGTCATGGATCAACACAATATTTTCTTCAACATTAAAAACCTTACCAATGAACCGACTGTGCAATTTCAGGGTTCTCGCGGTAATCCCACCAGCGTGGTGTACTACGGTGCGCAATACACACTGGGTGTTGATTTAAGTTTCTAACCTTCTCCTGACGTTGGTCACTTTGCTCCGCCGTATTTCGGCGGAGCTTTTTTGCTTTTAAATAATGGGTTTGTAAACCGTCATCCTATTGAATTGCACTATGGAAAAACTGAACACATCATCGCCTGGCCGGGCATTAGCCTGGCGAAAAATAATGCTCTGTTTTTTTATGGTGGGCAGCTGCTGTGTTTATGCTGCTGATATGACCGGGGGCTCTCCCGAGCGAGTGTTACTGTTGCCGGGTGCATCGCCTTCTACCAGTCACACGGTTAGCTGGCGAACATCTGCAGCTGCAACAGAAAGCCTTGCAGAAATATCCGAAGCCGTTGCATCACCTTCCCTGATACAGCATGCCAAAACATTTAGCGGCACCAGCAAGTCGCTGGCGCTGGGAGAGGGGGTCGTTTTTCATCACCAGGTTAGCTTCCAACCTCTGAAGCCGGATACACTCTATGCGTATCGAGTAAAGGGGGAAAAGGCATGGGGCGAGTGGCTGACCTTTCGCACAGCAGCTGAAAAATTTTCACCCTATCGCATGATTTATCTGGGTGATATGCAAAACCATATTCATTCCCTGGGAGCGAGAACCTTACGGGCGGCTTTTGCGAAAGCACCGGATGCGCGCCTGATGTTACATGCCGGGGATCTGACAGACCGGCGAGGCCCGGAAGATGAATTGTGGCGCCAGTGGTTCGCCGCTGGCGGTTGGCTATTGGGCAATGTGGCGCAAGTTCCTGTGGCCGGCAATCACGAATACCAGGAAACTCCAGGCAAATTACCAGCATTGCGGCAAGCCTGGGCCGCCCATTTTCCGCTGCCCGATAACGGCCCGGCGTTGCTGCAAAAAACGGTTTACTCGTTTGATTATCAGGGCGTACGTTACATTATTCTCGACTCCATGGCCGCCATACACAGTGAAACCGCAGCCAAACAGCAGGCGGCGTGGCTCGAAGCCTTGCTGGCAAATAATCCCAATGTGTGGACCATCGTCAGTTATCATCACCCTTTATTTTCCGGCGCTTATGCGCGTTGGAATAAACAGTTGGTAAAACACTGGCAGCCGTTATTTGAGCGCTATTCGGTTGATCTGGTATTGCAAGGCGATGATCACATTTACGGCCGCTGGCAAACGGCTGGCCGTGCCCCGGTGTATACCATCTCGGTGGCCGGAGCAAAACACAACCGGGTACATCCGCAAGCGAAAAAAGTATTACAGCGCTCCGGTGAAGATGCCCAGTGGTACCAGGTGATCGACTTCGAAGCAGATCGCCTGCGCTACCGCGCATGGACAGTGAATGGCGATTTGTACGATGCCTTCGATCTGGTGCGTGAGCCCGGTAAAGCATCACGAGTCGAAATGTCGCAGGAAATTCTGCCCGCCGAACAGCGCTGCTCAAAACCTGGCGACGACCCGCAAACTCAAACACAGCAAGATAAATCGCGCTGTTGGCTGGTAACAGAGTTGCAATAAAACCTCGCTGCAATATAAGGTTGGGCTTTGCTGGCAATTGGCGTATTACCTTAACAAGTTGATGCGAAACCGCACGCGAATAACAAAACAGTCGGCCTAACGCATTACTGAATAATTACAGAATTTGATACAGGATATTTCATGCATACACCGGTTCACATTTCCACAACCGCCCGCCCGCTAACGGTTTACGCGGCGGGGCCTGGCAGTTTAATGAAAAGTCTGGTTACTGACTTTCAGGAATACAGCGGCGCGCGGGTCAATTTATTTCAGGCGACGACCGGTAAAGTACTCGCACGCCTGGAAGCGGAAGCAGACAACCCGCAGGCCGATGTATTTATTTCGGCCTCCTGGGACCTGGCGCAGGAGCTGGACGCACGCGATTGGTTGCAACCCTATGAAAGTGAATACGCCGAACACGTGCCTGCGCATTTAAAGACACCTCACTATATTGCACAGGCGGTGTCGGCATTGGGTATTGTCTGGAATCGCGATAGCGACACACCGCAACCCAACGACTGGCAAGACCTGGCCAGCCCGGCATTCAATGGTTTGGTCAATATGCCTGACCCGGCGTCGTCCGGTGCCTCGGTGGATTTATTGCTGGGCTTGAAGCAGGCCATGGGTGAAAACGCCTGGCAATTGTTTGCCCGCCTGAAACAAAATGGAATGGAAATTTGCGGCGCAAACGATCAGGCTTTGGCGCCCGTGCTGCGGGGCAACAAAGCCGCAGTGTTTGGTAGCGTAGATTATGTTGCTTACGCGGCGGTAGAAAAAGGCGCACCCATCAAGGTTATTTTTCCGCAAAGCGGTACGGTTATCGTGCCGCGCCCGATGATGATTTTGAAAAATGCCCGCCAGCCACAACTCGCTCGGGAATTTATAAATTACCTGTTATCGGATGATGGCCAGGCCGGTGCCGCAGCCGCATGGTTAATGCCGGCGCGCAGCGATATCATCACCCGTCGCCCGTCGATCAATGACATTCGCCTGTTACCCCAGGGTAAGCTGTCAGAAACCAGCCGGGCGCGTAGCCTGGAAAAATTCAGTGATGTTTTCTTCGGCGGCTAACATTGTTTTTTATATCCTTTACCCAACCACCTGACGGAATTTAACTTCGCGCCAGATGGTTGGGCGATGGATGCTAGTAAATCTCCGGCACAAACATATCTTTCGGTACCGGTCTGCGTACGTAGTCATCGTGGTGTTCACGGGGCGGCAGTGCAATCGCTTGCCGCTTGATTTCGCGGTAAGGCATTTGCTTGAGCAAATGGTCAATACAATTCAGCCGCGCTTTTTTCTTATCGATGGCTTCCACCACCCACCAGGGTGCTTCGGTAATGTGCGTGCGCTCCAGCATCACCTCTTTGGCTTTGGTGTATTGTTCCCAGCGGCGGCGCGATTCCAAATCCATCGGGCTGAGTTTCCACTGTTTGAGCGGGTCATGAATGCGCCCCATAAAACGTAAATATTGTTCGTCATCGGAAATGGAAAACCAGTATTTGATCACCTGAATACCGGAGCGCACCAGCATGCGTTCAAAGTCCGGTACGGTGCGGAAAAACTCTTCGTATTCGGCGTCGTTACAAAAACCCATCACCCGCTCAACACCGGCGCGGTTATACCAGCTGCGGTCAAACAACACCATTTCACCGGCGGCCGGTAAATGGGAAACGTAGCGCTGAAAATACCATTGAGTGCGTTCCCGCTCGTTGGGTGCAGGCAGCGCCGCGACACGACAAATACGCGGATTCAACCGCTGGGTAATCCGTTTGATCACGCCGCCTTTACCGGCAGCATCTCGCCCTTCAAACAGAATCACCACCTTATGGCCGGTTTCAGCCACCCAGTCCTGCAACTTCACCAGCTCGATTTGCAGGCGGAACAGCTCACGAAAATACTGACGCCGCGCTTCTTTATGGCGTAACACTTCATCGGGTGACTGCCGCGATTCGGCCATACCCGGTATCTGGTTGTAAATCTGGTCTTCAAACTCCAGCTCAAATTCCTCGTCATAACTATCGAGC includes:
- a CDS encoding TonB-dependent receptor; this translates as MKTVHSFLAIAIACAIAAPVSSVYAQTASTESATVNQQSGSVTGRVINNATGSLLQAASVRVVEVNREVTTGRDGSFVLTNIPAGNYTLEVNYGGLDTQQLPVAVIAGGSVRQDIRLSNQLHNVEQMLVLGRAEGYASTINLQRNADSIRTVVSADALGQIREGNIGDALVRLPGLSVETRAGVQRTATIRGLAPQYNTVTVDGLRMTNVDGNRDIALDSFPANLLARVEVIKAPTPDISADAIGGTVDLVTRSAYDKDGRTFEVQLGTTLNDIRDSWNKQAGITLGDTFGESEQFGLLGSVFYFRDERGYDVVDTAYTVNSADSYFINRALYYDRSETKDKVGAGLMFDYRPSDETSAYVKAVYHYDYRELLRRGTDYRPNAATQFDVSPDGASSTGGRVDALTFYRDPKNVFQMYTAGIEHRAGDWVLDGRTAYSKAKKDYPVTLQVVNSFNGVDMSYDRSNRDFPVFTINNAVDISNPDAVVFRQFDTNQVPRVEDEVSFDVNALREFNTGRFPWSIKTGLRATLKDATQAQPDTVRYTGLTGVTPASLLEHYSNSDFMSEANGRAQLLPFFPDWRKYHALQKSNAAAFTQNAAATLFSAETLANADFTISEDIYAGYLMGTVEIDQLTILGGVRVETTRIDSEANEVTVNNGQVTHVARVSDSNNYTNVLPSLHVRYAAMDDRLILRSSISKAISRPPPGDLIPSKQENAQMNQRIIGNPALEPAESVNYDLTAEYFLPPLGVVSAGVFYKDIDNFVFSSSRIAADGVDERTRVNGDGGKVRGLEFVWSQELSFLPGFLSGFGVEANYTWLDSEGVYPGRNSDLPLVNSPDYIINGVLSYAQGPLSVRLSMNKMPDRLESVGGRQALDKYNAASTIWDLAFKYRVMDQHNIFFNIKNLTNEPTVQFQGSRGNPTSVVYYGAQYTLGVDLSF
- a CDS encoding ABC transporter substrate-binding protein; translated protein: MHTPVHISTTARPLTVYAAGPGSLMKSLVTDFQEYSGARVNLFQATTGKVLARLEAEADNPQADVFISASWDLAQELDARDWLQPYESEYAEHVPAHLKTPHYIAQAVSALGIVWNRDSDTPQPNDWQDLASPAFNGLVNMPDPASSGASVDLLLGLKQAMGENAWQLFARLKQNGMEICGANDQALAPVLRGNKAAVFGSVDYVAYAAVEKGAPIKVIFPQSGTVIVPRPMMILKNARQPQLAREFINYLLSDDGQAGAAAAWLMPARSDIITRRPSINDIRLLPQGKLSETSRARSLEKFSDVFFGG
- a CDS encoding purple acid phosphatase family protein, whose amino-acid sequence is MTGGSPERVLLLPGASPSTSHTVSWRTSAAATESLAEISEAVASPSLIQHAKTFSGTSKSLALGEGVVFHHQVSFQPLKPDTLYAYRVKGEKAWGEWLTFRTAAEKFSPYRMIYLGDMQNHIHSLGARTLRAAFAKAPDARLMLHAGDLTDRRGPEDELWRQWFAAGGWLLGNVAQVPVAGNHEYQETPGKLPALRQAWAAHFPLPDNGPALLQKTVYSFDYQGVRYIILDSMAAIHSETAAKQQAAWLEALLANNPNVWTIVSYHHPLFSGAYARWNKQLVKHWQPLFERYSVDLVLQGDDHIYGRWQTAGRAPVYTISVAGAKHNRVHPQAKKVLQRSGEDAQWYQVIDFEADRLRYRAWTVNGDLYDAFDLVREPGKASRVEMSQEILPAEQRCSKPGDDPQTQTQQDKSRCWLVTELQ
- the ppk2 gene encoding polyphosphate kinase 2, which gives rise to MNLSDAEVMQRISDDLLDSYDEEFELEFEDQIYNQIPGMAESRQSPDEVLRHKEARRQYFRELFRLQIELVKLQDWVAETGHKVVILFEGRDAAGKGGVIKRITQRLNPRICRVAALPAPNERERTQWYFQRYVSHLPAAGEMVLFDRSWYNRAGVERVMGFCNDAEYEEFFRTVPDFERMLVRSGIQVIKYWFSISDDEQYLRFMGRIHDPLKQWKLSPMDLESRRRWEQYTKAKEVMLERTHITEAPWWVVEAIDKKKARLNCIDHLLKQMPYREIKRQAIALPPREHHDDYVRRPVPKDMFVPEIY